The following nucleotide sequence is from Ferruginibacter lapsinanis.
ATCAATAGCTGTTTTATTGAGTTCAACATACGCAAAATCTTCTCCGCCAGAAGCAGTCAATGTAACAGGAGTTGTCGCCCCATTAAAAACTACTTCCCTGTCATTGTGCACAAAACTACCGTTACTGCTTCTTGTCCAGCTTCCTCCAACATATATATCACCTCCACTCACACTACCCAAGGTTAATGTACTTGTTCCTGTAGTACTTCCAATGTTTGCATCACCTCCCACAGTCAGTATTACTGACATAGCTCCCATCGTCAATGACCCGGCACTACTTGTAGTTCCAAGATTCAAATTACCGGCACAACTTCTTGCAGTGGCTGTGCCTCCATTGGCACTCAGATCAAGTGATGTTCCATTTTGTATGGTAACATGATACGGATAACCGGCACCGGAAGTAGTACTCCACTCAAGATACCTGTTGTATGTTCCTCCACTATTGTATAATAATACTGAATTGGTATAATATATTGGCGGGTTGGTACTAACACTACCTCCAGAATTAATTGAGAGTATTCCTTTAATAGTTGAAAGTGAAGAGCCGAAATTAAAATCACTATTTAATCCTACTGTTACATTAGCACCAAACTCCACGCCTGTACTGCCATTTACGTTACCTCCTCCGGCAGATATATTAAAGTTAGCTGCACTTGAACTGGTAATAATTGGTGTACCTGAAATCTTCAGATTACCTCCATTGGTTATTGTTGCAGTATTGCCATTAAGATCAAAAACATTACCGGTACCCGTACCCAACATTTGAAAACAATCTCCACCGGAATTGAAATTTATATTTGTACCACTATATAATTGAACCCCACCAGATGTATTTTGAATTAGCACATAATCGAAATTCAATGTACCGGCTGCTGATCTTTTTATCGTTTGTAAAGTACTTCCGATAAATCTAACAGCTCTCGAATTCGGATAGAAATTACCACCTACAGTAAAGTTCCAATCCTTGGTCACTCTAATATCAGCACCACTTGTAAGAGATGCCGATAAGCTTCCCTTTAAATTCATTGAGCCACCGATTATTAACGAAACCGTCATATTATTATGGCTATTAAAATCATCCATAAATAATTGTGATCCGTTATCAATGGTAAGATCACCTGCAATATTCATAGGCGTATTGGCCGCCAATGCGGATGCACTTGACGAATATACCTTACTGTTTCCCGTTATTAACACATTATATGGATAACTGTTACCGCTTGCTGTACTCCACTCTACCCTTCTATCATATCCGCCTGCGCCGGTATTGTAAATTAACGTAGATCCGGTAAGATAGGTTGGCCCATTTATATCTGTATATGCTCCTGTCTGAACAGTAAGGTTTCCGGATATTGATGAAGAAGTTCCAAAATTCAACCCTCCGTAATAATCTACATTATTAAATGTTGTGGTTCCAGAAATAGTACAATACGCCAGAAACCTAACGGAACCTGTAGACGCTGATGCACTAAAACTACCACTGTTTGAAAATGTACTGCCGTAAATACTTAGATTGTATGCTCCCGTCATTGTCAGTGAGGCTCCTGAACTGATAGAAATAGTTTTAGCAAGGGCATTGGCCGATTGTATCTTGGGGAAATAAGTTACACCGGAGGGAATGACCACATCAGTTGTTGAAGTTGGTATCCCACCACACCAGTTCGAAGCATTGTTCCATTCATCCACATAACCAGGCGCACCTCCCAGCCAGGTACCGGTTGCTTTTACGGTAACAGCACCAGACACATTACTGGTGGCTGATGTACAACCACTATTACTGATCACTACATAGTAATATAACGTTCCTGCAGTTGTAGAAACCGGTGTGTAAGTAGCAGTTTGAGCTCCATTTGAACTACCCAAACCTGTACCGCCGCTATTAGAACTACTCGTATTACTGTACCATTGATAACTGAGATTGGTACCACTTGAAGTTGCTACCGAAAGAGATGTTGTTCCTGATCCCTGACACAAAGATTGCGTGCCGGTTGGATGAGTGCTTATCACTGGAGCAACATTAATAGTAAGTGTTTTGCTACTTGTAACTGTTGTACTTGTACATGTACCATTACCTGTAGATGATAAAGTGATCGTTACACTACCGGCAGAAATATCTGCTGCACTTGGTGTGTATGTACAAGTGGTCAAAGAGTTGGCATTGGCAAAAGTTCCTGTTCCGCTTGATGTCCATACTATTGAAGAATAGTTTGTTGCACTAGACCCTGCTGTAATATTTACTGCACCACTGGTTGAGCATGTTGTTACTGCTGTACCGGATACAGCTGTAACAGTACTTGAATTGGTATTGGTGAAAGATAAAATATAATAATTACCACTATTGTTATCAGTATATACATCGGTAGTACCGGGGCAACTTGAGGCACTCGGATTTCCTGAAAAAGTAAAATATATTGCTATCTTATAAGTACCTGTTGCTAATCCGCACAAAACATTCAGGTTAAGACTTGTTGCACCCAATGCCTGTGCCTGCGGTGATGAGCCTCCTGTTGTGGGACCTGTACCTCCCGTACCTCCGGAGGTCAAACTAACTGTACCCCATGTAGATGGTGATGAGGCCGAAGGATAAATACTATAATACATTGTACCACTACAAATACTCTGAGCATTATTTCTTGTGGTATACAAACGTACATCATTCATAAAAAAGTTATTGGTACTTACATTCGCTCCATTAAAAGTAGTAGACCCCTGCCCTCCCGAACCATTTTTATAATACCCTACAGATCCTACATAAACATAAAAATCAGTGATGCTCCATGCAGGTGCAGCTGCAATTGTTTGCTGACCACCAGCATTAATTGTTCCCACAGTAGAAGATATTGCTGTAGAAAAAGTAAGATTACTAAATGCCAGTGCAGGCGTTACCGTTATAGTATGATTAACTGTTGCACCAGATGCCACATCCGCAGTGATCCAGAAATATCCTGTATTTCCGGCTGTTAAGGCCTGAGATAACCCTGAAAAAGTTTGCGGACTGGTATTGGATGGCGTGGAAATAGTGCTTAATAAATTCGTTGTAGCAAAAGTGCTGCTGGTAGTGTAGTACAATTTGAAATTGGTAAAATCACTCCCATTGTAACTGCCGGAATTAGGAAATGTGACTGCGGTCAATGTTGTACCGGCTGCTGTTACCGCCAATTTAAAATTATAAATGATGTTATTTGTTGTAGTAGCCAGAATATTAGCCGCACCAACTGTACTAATTTCACTTAATGTAACCGCAGGAGTTGCTGCCACTATAGTTTGTCTCCCTCCGGGATTAATGGTGCCTACTGTTTGCGTTGGAGCAACAGCAAATGTAAGATTACTAAATGCCAATGCAGAAGTAACAGTAATAGTATTACCTATAGTGGCTCCGGATTGGACATCAGCAGTTACCCAAAAATAACCTGTACTACCCGAATTGATCGTTTGTGAAAGTGATCCAAATGTTTGCGACGTGGCATTTGCAGGGGAAGCTATTGTACTGATAACTGACGCTGTACCAAAAGAACTAGATGTAGCACTATACCAGAGTTTTAAATTAGTAAGGTCCCCGGATGCATATGTATTGTCAGAACCGCTTGCAGTTGGAATCACCACCTGGGTCAATTGCGTTGAAGAGGTAGTAACCGCCAGTTGAAAATTATAAATGATGTTGCTGGTAGATGCTGTTGCAATGTTTGCCGCAGCAATTGTACTGATTCCGCTCAACGTAACAGCGGCCGGCGTGGCAGAAGCAACTGTATATGACCAGATACTCCCGTTCTCGCCGGATTGGGTCTGTACTCTTAGTGCCAGGTAATCCGCATTGGCGGCAGCAGGCGAAGAACTATTACTCGTAAATACATAATAAGACACTGTTTTACCTGCAGTATTAAAAGCAGCAGGAATTGTAGCTGTACCCACACCACTCGAAAACCCGGTAACCTGCACTACATTGTAATCACTTGCAAAATTGTCGCTTGAATATCTGACATAGGCATATTCACCCGATTGAGGGTCTGCTGATAAAGAAACAGTGACTGTTACATTATTCCCTGCAACTACAGACCCCGAAGTTGGTGATTGCGTTGGTGCCGAACTAAAAGTTGTGGGATTATACGTAGTTTCTAAAATAGAAAAATCATTACTGCTGCTGTTATTGCTTCCAATTACAAAAGTGTAATAGTTATTTGTGGTGCTTGCAAAATAAATATCTGACCCTCCGTTATAAACCGCACCATTGGTGATCCTGCTATTTTTAGTGTAATCCGTTCCACTTGATGCTGTCCACTTGGGGCTATAGTTACCTGCTGCCGTATTGAATAAAACCTGTTTTGATGATCCTCCGGTTTTCTGTGCTCTGAACATCAATGTGCTACCACGTCTTGCAGAGAATGTACCCATATTATTTACCCAACTACCTGTTCTCCAATTGCCCTCAACATTTGCAGGCTGCGCTATCGCAACCATTGCAAAAATCTCAAGCAAGAACAACATGAATAGTATGCGTATATTTCTCTTCATATAAAAAGCAAACTCCTACTAAGCTTTAAAGCAATTAAAATTTAAAAAATAAAAAGTTCTGCGTTAACTGCAAACCTGTCATAAGTATTTAAATACTTACACAGAAATTCTATTAATCGTTATAACAAAATCCTTTCAATTGGCAATTATTCATAGGATATTTTCAAACCATATATAGATCAGCGAAGAATGGCTCAGGCTACATGGTAAGCAAAGGTTGATTGTGTAATAATTACACATTGTTTTCCTAACAAACTTACGTATTTTTTTTTGATAAAATGTGGGAGATTGACAGAAATAAATTTGTTCTGGATACTTAAGTAACCCTATATAAATATTTTATATGATTGATTACCAGTATAGATGGTAAGTGGTTACTGTAAATAAATGACTTTAGGAAACGGTATGTTTGTCGATTTTAGTAATTGTGAGGACTTCTTGCTCAGTGGCATCGCCGAATTCCTGTAATTTTCCGAAGGCTGCTGCAGTAGCATAATTGACAATATCCTGCGGTGCGTTATTATTGTATAATCCATAGATCAGACCTGCCATGAAGCAATCACCGCTACCACTCCTGTCTGCCACACCGGTACAGGTAAATTCATTGGAATTATATTGTTTACCATCAGTGTATAAACTGGTGTAGTATAATATATTGTTGGCCTCACTATCAAACCTGAAAGTGTTAGCAACAGTTTTGCATTTGGGAAATCGTTTTATTATTGCTTCAGATGTAACTTTTGCATGATCCAAATACGCCTGTTTACTTTTTTTATCATGAATTTTTTCATCAACCGGAATGCCCAACAAAGTATTTGCACTCCAGATATTACCCATTATCACATCACAATATTCAACGAGTTGAGGCATTACTTCAATAGGCTGCTTGCCGTATTTCCATAACCTGGAACGGTAATTTAAATCAATAGAAATAGTGATATTTTTTTTGCTTGCAGCTTCCAGTGCTTCCAAACATACATCTGCAACACTTGCATTAAGCGCCGGGCTGATAGCCGAAAAATTAAACCAGGAAACGCCTGCCAGAACCTTATCCCAGTCTATCATGCCACGTTTTAATTCAGAGAAAGAAGAATGGTCTCTATCATATACCATGCTGCCTTTCAGATCAGCACCACGTTCCAGATAGTATAGTCCAATACGATTGCCGGAATAGATAACCGAAGAGGTGAATATTCCCTTTAATTCCAGGTAATGTACCATGTGCCTACTCATAAAGTTATCCGGCAAAACTGTACAGTATTTTACCGGAACATCCCAACCTGCCAATGCTGTGGCAACATTTGCTTCTGCTCCACCTACAAATAATTGCATAGGTTGCTTATCTGATGATGCTACACTGTTAGGAGAAATACGCAGCAACAGTTCTCCAAAACACAATACTTTTTGTTTAGCCATACTATTGGAATTTCACTAGAATTTACAAAGCAATTATATATCTACAAGCATATTGTTCAGAACTTCATTAAGTACAAAGTTTACAGAGAGTTGCTTTCTGTAAACTTTGTATATATAATGACGCCTTGAGATCCGGATTATTTTACTCCAAATCCAAAATACTGATTGGCATTATTGAAACAGATATCCTGGATCACTTTACCAACCCATTCAATGTTATTTGGGATTTCGCCGTTTTCAATTTCTTCACCAAACATGTTACACAAGATCCTTCTGAAATATTCGTGTCTTGGATAACTCATAAAACTACGGCTATCTGTTAACATTCCTACAAACTTGCTCACTAATCCCATGTTAGACAATGCATTCAATTGTTTAACCATGCCATCTTTCTGATCAAGGAACCACCAGCCACTACCAAACTGTATTTTACCTGCAACACTACCATCATTGAAGTTTCCAATCATGGTTGCCATCAACTCGTTATCGGCAGGATTTAAATTGTACAATATAGTTTTAGCCAACTGATCCGTTGTATCGAGTTTGCCTAAGAATTTAGCCAATGCTTTGCCCTGACTGAAATCTCCGATAGAATCCCATCCTGTATCAGCACCTAACAAACGCATCATACGAGCATTATTGTTACGTAAAGCTCCTAAATGATATTGTTGTACCCAACCTTTTTCATGATCCCATTTAGCAAAATCAACCAGCATAGCCGATTTGAATTTAAGATTTTCTTCATAACTAACGTTAGTACCTGAACGAAGTTTTGCAAAAATATTCTTTATCTCGGTATCAGTGTAATCCTCTGCATATATCTGCTCTAGTCCATGATCAGATACAGATGCTCCCATCGATGCAAAGAAATCATGCCTGTTTTTCAATGCTTTCAAATAATCATCATAAGATGATACT
It contains:
- a CDS encoding sugar kinase, with amino-acid sequence MAKQKVLCFGELLLRISPNSVASSDKQPMQLFVGGAEANVATALAGWDVPVKYCTVLPDNFMSRHMVHYLELKGIFTSSVIYSGNRIGLYYLERGADLKGSMVYDRDHSSFSELKRGMIDWDKVLAGVSWFNFSAISPALNASVADVCLEALEAASKKNITISIDLNYRSRLWKYGKQPIEVMPQLVEYCDVIMGNIWSANTLLGIPVDEKIHDKKSKQAYLDHAKVTSEAIIKRFPKCKTVANTFRFDSEANNILYYTSLYTDGKQYNSNEFTCTGVADRSGSGDCFMAGLIYGLYNNNAPQDIVNYATAAAFGKLQEFGDATEQEVLTITKIDKHTVS
- the uxaC gene encoding glucuronate isomerase — translated: MKNFLDENFLLQNKTAEKLYHEFAKQMPVIDYHNHLPPDQIANDINFKNLTQVWLYGDHYKWRAMRTNGIDESYCTGDKSDFEKFEKWAATVPYTLRNPLYHWTHLELQRYYNITKILSADTAKEIYDEASAKLITPEYSVRNLLRKANVKVLCTTDDPIDSLEHHKKIADDNFEIKILPAFRPDKAMNCDDAAAFNAYVAKVEAASNISVSSYDDYLKALKNRHDFFASMGASVSDHGLEQIYAEDYTDTEIKNIFAKLRSGTNVSYEENLKFKSAMLVDFAKWDHEKGWVQQYHLGALRNNNARMMRLLGADTGWDSIGDFSQGKALAKFLGKLDTTDQLAKTILYNLNPADNELMATMIGNFNDGSVAGKIQFGSGWWFLDQKDGMVKQLNALSNMGLVSKFVGMLTDSRSFMSYPRHEYFRRILCNMFGEEIENGEIPNNIEWVGKVIQDICFNNANQYFGFGVK
- a CDS encoding T9SS type A sorting domain-containing protein, with amino-acid sequence MKRNIRILFMLFLLEIFAMVAIAQPANVEGNWRTGSWVNNMGTFSARRGSTLMFRAQKTGGSSKQVLFNTAAGNYSPKWTASSGTDYTKNSRITNGAVYNGGSDIYFASTTNNYYTFVIGSNNSSSNDFSILETTYNPTTFSSAPTQSPTSGSVVAGNNVTVTVSLSADPQSGEYAYVRYSSDNFASDYNVVQVTGFSSGVGTATIPAAFNTAGKTVSYYVFTSNSSSPAAANADYLALRVQTQSGENGSIWSYTVASATPAAVTLSGISTIAAANIATASTSNIIYNFQLAVTTSSTQLTQVVIPTASGSDNTYASGDLTNLKLWYSATSSSFGTASVISTIASPANATSQTFGSLSQTINSGSTGYFWVTADVQSGATIGNTITVTSALAFSNLTFAVAPTQTVGTINPGGRQTIVAATPAVTLSEISTVGAANILATTTNNIIYNFKLAVTAAGTTLTAVTFPNSGSYNGSDFTNFKLYYTTSSTFATTNLLSTISTPSNTSPQTFSGLSQALTAGNTGYFWITADVASGATVNHTITVTPALAFSNLTFSTAISSTVGTINAGGQQTIAAAPAWSITDFYVYVGSVGYYKNGSGGQGSTTFNGANVSTNNFFMNDVRLYTTRNNAQSICSGTMYYSIYPSASSPSTWGTVSLTSGGTGGTGPTTGGSSPQAQALGATSLNLNVLCGLATGTYKIAIYFTFSGNPSASSCPGTTDVYTDNNSGNYYILSFTNTNSSTVTAVSGTAVTTCSTSGAVNITAGSSATNYSSIVWTSSGTGTFANANSLTTCTYTPSAADISAGSVTITLSSTGNGTCTSTTVTSSKTLTINVAPVISTHPTGTQSLCQGSGTTSLSVATSSGTNLSYQWYSNTSSSNSGGTGLGSSNGAQTATYTPVSTTAGTLYYYVVISNSGCTSATSNVSGAVTVKATGTWLGGAPGYVDEWNNASNWCGGIPTSTTDVVIPSGVTYFPKIQSANALAKTISISSGASLTMTGAYNLSIYGSTFSNSGSFSASASTGSVRFLAYCTISGTTTFNNVDYYGGLNFGTSSSISGNLTVQTGAYTDINGPTYLTGSTLIYNTGAGGYDRRVEWSTASGNSYPYNVLITGNSKVYSSSASALAANTPMNIAGDLTIDNGSQLFMDDFNSHNNMTVSLIIGGSMNLKGSLSASLTSGADIRVTKDWNFTVGGNFYPNSRAVRFIGSTLQTIKRSAAGTLNFDYVLIQNTSGGVQLYSGTNINFNSGGDCFQMLGTGTGNVFDLNGNTATITNGGNLKISGTPIITSSSAANFNISAGGGNVNGSTGVEFGANVTVGLNSDFNFGSSLSTIKGILSINSGGSVSTNPPIYYTNSVLLYNSGGTYNRYLEWSTTSGAGYPYHVTIQNGTSLDLSANGGTATARSCAGNLNLGTTSSAGSLTMGAMSVILTVGGDANIGSTTGTSTLTLGSVSGGDIYVGGSWTRSSNGSFVHNDREVVFNGATTPVTLTASGGEDFAYVELNKTAIDKTLTLASHVRVATRVKFTRGTLDLATNGKYFTLLSTATKTAQVGVSSSANTAFNLGSGQTGQFIIQRYVPAKRAWRLMSPPVSGANATISQAWQEGQAFDYATTGSQVSDTVSNGFATQITGGSTVNGFDLSATNNSSIKYYSSGAWLSPSNTKSTSVKSQEGWMLFVRGDRKNFGQITNQYKTPTITTLRPRGGIFIGQKRFPASGTLTGKQVIGNPFASAFDFHLAYEATKAANGGTLPYADKYYMWDPNLGGALGVGAFVTYTWNGSSYDRTSAYSPINIDDSYIPSGAAFFVDFGATGGYLQIDESNKTNASTTKAYRPSANVRTNLLSVEPDGSTFISDGVLNLFNNNYNNEVDEEDATKLINIEGENFSTKRNGNLLSIEKRKLPQANDTIFYNWSKVKIREYQLQISTDSLQNSWLNIFLEDNYKKSTTPVSLTDTTRYNFKIVREDSGTFRADRFRLVMKYDPPVFSAINAYQQYSDIAVQWQVANEKSSTTYIIEKSSDGVNFSQVGVVKDLAASGSNIYQWIDTKAEIGNNFYRVHGVGGGGQTFYSSITRVVIDQPQIAVYPNPVTNGEVGIQLTNMPKGKYDVMLVNNLGQTVVKKEIMHLGGSESVKVPLATVKTRGIYQVQMIQPDMTKKTVKVIY